The Deltaproteobacteria bacterium nucleotide sequence TCTGACTGCGCGGTCGTCGGCAGCTCGCCTCGGATCAGCAGGTAGGCGACTTCGAGGAAGTTGCTGCTCTCGGCCAGCTGCTCGATCGGGTAGCCGCGGTAGCGCAGCAGACCCTGCTCACCGTCGATGAACGTGATCTCGCTGGTGCAGCTGCCGGTGTTCTTGAACCCGGGGTCGAGCGTGATGCAGCCGGTCAGCTCGCGCAGCTTGCTCACGTCGATCGCGCGTTCGCCTTCCGAGCCGGTGAGGATCGGGAACTCGTAGCTCTTGCCGTCGATCTCGATTCGGGCCATCTCCGTCATCGCGCGGCATGATACACACCTGACCCGGGGAGCGCCGCGTTGAAGACCACCCGAACCAGGCCGCCGCTCTTCGAACTCGCGCTCACGTTCCTCTCGGGGAACCTGCTTCGGCTCGTCGGGCGGACGCTGCGTGTTCGCCACGAAGGTGAAAGTCATCTGGACGGCGCGCTCGCCGCAGGGCGACCCGCGATCCTGTACGGCCTGCACGGCCACCTGCTGATCGGCGCGTGTGACTTGGGGCGTCATCGCCCGTACGTGATGATCAGCGAGAGTCGCGACGGCGAGCGGATCGCCCGGACCGTCGAGTGGGTCGGGTTTCGCCCGATCCGCGGCTCGAGCTCGCGCGGCGGGGTGCGCGCCCTGCTTCAGATCGTGCGCCTGCTCCGGGGCCCGGTCGTCGCCTGTCACCTCGTCGACGGCCCGCGCGGACCGCGCGGCGAGGTGAAGCCGGGGCTGATCCTGATGGCGCAGCGCTCCGGGGCGGCCTTGGTCCCGGTGCTCTACGCGATGCGCTGGAAGGTCCGGGTCGGAAGCTGGGACCGGATGCAGATTCCGATGCCGTTCGGCCGGGTCGTCGCGCGCTTTCTCGCCCCGCGCGAGGTGCCGCGGGATCTCACCGCCGAGGCGGCCGAGGCGCTGCGGCTCGAGATCGAGCACGATCTCGCGCGCGAGGAGCTCCGTCTCGAGAGCGAGGTCACGAGTCAACCCCGAGGCCGCGGCGGCCGAAGCGAGGCGGAAGCTCCACCGAAGGACATCGCGGAGGCCGGCTCGTGAACTCGCGCATTCTCGGACCCGGAATTCTGGCGCTGGTGGTCATCGCTGCGCTCGCCTCCTGCTCACCGCCTGCCGCCGAGCTGCCGCCGGACGGAGCCGAGCCGCGAGCCGAGAGCGTCGCGCCGCCGACCGCCCCGTCGAGCGCGCGCGGCGAAACCCGTGCCGAGCGCCGGCCCGCCGCGAGCGCGCAGACCAGCGGCCAGTACAAGTACATCGACGAGCGCGGGAGGGTTCAGCTCGCGGCGCGGCTCGAGGACATTCCCGAGAGCCAGCGCTCGACCGCCTCGCAGATCGGAGGCCCGGCCGCCGCGACGCGCAGCCGCGCGCCAGCCGACGACGTGCGCGCCGTGAACGACGTCGACGTCACGATCTTCACCACGAGGTCGTGCGGCTACTGCCGCGCCGCGATGGCCCACTTCGACAAGCTCGGCCTCGACTACACCAACCGAGACGTCGAGCAGGACGAAGAGGCGCGCGCCGAGTACCTCGAGCTGACCGGCGGCCGCCGCGGCGTGCCGGTGATCGTCGTCGGCGATTCCTGGATCCAGG carries:
- a CDS encoding DUF374 domain-containing protein; its protein translation is MKTTRTRPPLFELALTFLSGNLLRLVGRTLRVRHEGESHLDGALAAGRPAILYGLHGHLLIGACDLGRHRPYVMISESRDGERIARTVEWVGFRPIRGSSSRGGVRALLQIVRLLRGPVVACHLVDGPRGPRGEVKPGLILMAQRSGAALVPVLYAMRWKVRVGSWDRMQIPMPFGRVVARFLAPREVPRDLTAEAAEALRLEIEHDLAREELRLESEVTSQPRGRGGRSEAEAPPKDIAEAGS